In a genomic window of Halorientalis sp. IM1011:
- a CDS encoding DUF1616 domain-containing protein, with product MSSRVRAVADLVAVLALLGVAVGVVFLTPLDGPLRIAAVLPVILFLPGYALVSALYPDPADRDDEGWSLNPTERVGLAVAASVAIVPLVALVSNFTRYGVRAEPVLAGTAAVTVFLTLVAVGRRFLRSGDGQFRVAGGSLGGGIQRYFVRSRPTLDQRKPFEARTDTQWILNLLLAGAVIALLSSVAYAAVGPPLPSQDGTHTELYLLDENGDRLLGTDAPVSADGSLPYTVAIENHEDERTRYTVVVQRQQATRSDNRTVVSNSTVVDSATTTVADGETERLSDTVQGGENVRVRVLLYRGDAPSDPTGEDAYRVTRFWPSGPPADESA from the coding sequence ATGAGTTCCCGCGTTCGCGCCGTCGCGGACCTGGTGGCCGTCCTCGCCTTGCTCGGGGTGGCCGTGGGTGTCGTCTTCCTGACCCCACTCGACGGTCCGCTCAGAATCGCCGCCGTCTTGCCCGTGATCCTGTTCCTGCCGGGGTACGCACTGGTGAGCGCACTGTATCCGGACCCAGCAGACCGGGACGACGAGGGGTGGAGCCTGAACCCGACCGAACGCGTCGGCCTCGCCGTCGCGGCGTCGGTCGCCATCGTCCCACTGGTCGCACTCGTGAGCAACTTCACCCGGTACGGCGTCCGCGCCGAGCCGGTGCTCGCGGGGACGGCGGCCGTGACCGTCTTCCTGACGCTCGTGGCGGTCGGCCGCCGGTTTCTGCGGTCCGGCGACGGGCAGTTCCGCGTCGCCGGCGGCTCGCTCGGTGGCGGTATTCAGCGCTATTTCGTCCGGAGTCGCCCGACCCTCGACCAGCGCAAACCCTTCGAGGCCCGGACGGACACCCAGTGGATCCTGAACCTCCTGCTGGCCGGTGCCGTCATCGCACTCCTCAGCAGCGTCGCGTACGCTGCCGTCGGTCCGCCCCTCCCGTCACAGGACGGCACGCACACCGAACTGTACCTGCTCGACGAGAACGGCGACCGCCTGCTCGGCACGGACGCGCCGGTGTCGGCCGACGGCTCGTTGCCCTACACGGTGGCCATCGAAAATCACGAGGACGAGCGAACGCGGTACACGGTGGTCGTTCAGCGACAGCAAGCGACCCGCTCGGATAACCGGACTGTCGTCAGCAACTCGACCGTCGTCGATTCCGCCACGACGACGGTCGCCGATGGCGAGACTGAACGGCTCTCGGATACGGTTCAGGGTGGCGAGAACGTTCGCGTTCGGGTGTTGCTCTACCGCGGCGACGCGCCCTCGGATCCGACGGGAGAAGACGCCTACCGCGTCACGCGGTTCTGGCCGTCGGGGCCGCCCGCCGACGAGTCGGCCTGA
- a CDS encoding bile acid:sodium symporter family protein: MGSESGISRTAQFATKYFVVWVAAFAGLALLRPSTFVPILDYVNPLLGIVMLGMGLTLQPEDIRRLAERPRDVGIGALTQWLVMPLAAYGLYLLLNLPDAIGVGLILVGAAPGGTASNVMTYLGRGDVALSVAITTVTTLAAPIVMPAWTLFILGESIDVTFAQMFTSIIQIVIIPVVLGFTLRYLLDQYAPRVAEIGIDVFPVVSVAAIVAIVAGVVGANVENILTAGAFVLLAVVLHNGIGLGAGYGVGHLTGMSEDRKRTSAFEVGLQNSGLAVALATSLFAPTAALIPALFSVWHNISGPALANYFTWRDSSSD, encoded by the coding sequence ATGGGTAGTGAAAGTGGTATTTCACGCACTGCACAGTTTGCAACAAAGTATTTCGTCGTCTGGGTCGCTGCCTTCGCAGGCCTGGCCCTCCTTCGCCCGTCGACGTTCGTGCCGATCCTGGATTACGTGAACCCACTGCTCGGGATCGTCATGCTCGGGATGGGGTTGACGCTCCAGCCCGAGGACATCCGCCGGCTCGCCGAACGGCCGCGGGACGTTGGAATCGGGGCCCTGACCCAGTGGCTCGTGATGCCGTTGGCTGCGTACGGGCTGTATCTCCTGTTGAATTTGCCGGATGCGATCGGTGTCGGTCTCATCCTCGTCGGTGCGGCACCTGGCGGGACCGCATCGAACGTGATGACCTATCTCGGCCGCGGAGACGTGGCCCTCTCCGTCGCGATCACGACGGTGACCACGCTCGCCGCACCGATCGTGATGCCGGCGTGGACGCTGTTCATCCTTGGTGAGAGTATCGACGTGACGTTCGCACAGATGTTCACGAGCATCATCCAGATCGTCATTATCCCCGTCGTGCTCGGGTTCACGCTCCGCTACCTGCTCGATCAGTACGCCCCACGTGTTGCAGAGATCGGCATCGACGTGTTCCCGGTCGTGAGTGTCGCTGCGATCGTCGCCATCGTCGCAGGCGTCGTCGGTGCCAACGTCGAAAACATTCTCACAGCGGGCGCCTTCGTGTTGCTCGCCGTCGTTCTCCACAACGGCATCGGATTGGGAGCCGGCTACGGTGTCGGCCACCTAACCGGCATGAGCGAAGACCGAAAGCGTACGAGTGCGTTCGAGGTTGGGCTCCAGAACAGTGGTCTGGCAGTCGCACTGGCCACGTCCCTCTTCGCGCCCACGGCTGCGCTCATCCCTGCGTTGTTCAGTGTCTGGCACAACATCAGTGGTCCAGCGCTCGCGAATTACTTCACGTGGCGTGATTCCAGTTCGGACTAG
- a CDS encoding MATE family efflux transporter, translated as MGSRDRRVPNPIRWLLLGVGALLARGGIVDRGRAEETTDLAWPRIVTGVARMSKSAADVAMVGTALGAAAIAGVGFATPFWALAFATGGGVAGATISLVSQRYGADAPELISLAVTTSAFVVLATMVPLAVVFWSVPEWFVGLIASDGAALSYGTEYLRVVAFGVPFAALNLIGSRTLVGADDAWTPMMLRGTGAVINVAINAVLIFGFGLGVVGAAIGTVVANVVVLGCFVAGFVGLRLPIVGHFPVTIDLSAPPVTAGELRDIVTIGAPLVFTNLARRGAQIPMLAVVALFGPNVAAAYVVARRVRDLLDTPGWGFSLASSSLVGQVLGTGDEQHADTYAREILLFGTVVYAIGAVAVIVLARQVANLFVSDPGMVPLVTTFVVVAAISVVFRGINAGTTGPLRASGDTRWPLYGQFLGLYVVTLPLAYAGAVTIPLGPLTSLTPLGLPALYVALVLETLVPAFVTYYRFDTGSWKVVSRAYRPEPTADD; from the coding sequence GTGGGTTCTCGCGACCGACGCGTCCCGAATCCGATTCGTTGGCTCCTGCTCGGTGTCGGTGCCCTGCTGGCACGGGGCGGCATCGTCGACCGGGGGCGTGCCGAAGAGACGACAGATCTGGCGTGGCCGCGCATCGTGACCGGTGTGGCGCGGATGTCCAAGTCCGCGGCCGACGTCGCGATGGTCGGCACGGCGTTGGGAGCGGCAGCCATCGCGGGCGTCGGGTTCGCAACGCCGTTCTGGGCGCTCGCGTTCGCGACCGGGGGCGGCGTCGCCGGAGCCACGATCAGTCTCGTCTCCCAGCGGTACGGGGCCGACGCGCCCGAACTCATCTCGCTGGCGGTCACGACGAGTGCGTTCGTCGTTCTCGCGACGATGGTGCCACTGGCCGTCGTCTTCTGGTCCGTCCCCGAGTGGTTCGTCGGGCTCATCGCCAGCGACGGTGCGGCGCTGTCGTACGGCACGGAGTATCTGCGTGTCGTGGCCTTCGGCGTCCCGTTCGCCGCACTCAATCTCATCGGGAGTCGCACACTCGTCGGGGCCGACGACGCCTGGACGCCGATGATGCTGCGGGGGACAGGCGCAGTCATCAACGTCGCCATCAACGCCGTCCTCATCTTCGGGTTCGGACTCGGCGTCGTCGGTGCCGCTATCGGGACGGTCGTCGCCAACGTCGTCGTGCTCGGGTGCTTCGTCGCTGGGTTCGTCGGACTCCGACTACCGATCGTCGGCCACTTCCCGGTCACCATCGACCTCTCGGCACCGCCCGTAACGGCGGGTGAACTCCGCGATATCGTCACGATCGGCGCACCGCTGGTGTTCACGAACCTCGCACGTCGCGGGGCCCAGATCCCGATGCTCGCCGTCGTGGCGCTATTCGGCCCGAACGTCGCGGCCGCGTACGTCGTCGCGCGTCGGGTGCGAGACCTCCTCGATACGCCCGGGTGGGGGTTCTCACTCGCGTCGAGCAGCCTCGTCGGCCAGGTGCTCGGTACCGGGGACGAACAGCACGCAGATACCTACGCCCGGGAGATTTTGCTCTTCGGAACCGTCGTGTACGCTATCGGTGCGGTGGCTGTGATCGTGCTCGCCCGTCAGGTCGCGAATCTGTTCGTGTCCGACCCCGGGATGGTGCCGCTGGTAACCACGTTCGTCGTCGTCGCCGCTATCAGCGTCGTCTTCCGTGGCATCAACGCCGGGACGACCGGACCGCTCCGGGCGAGCGGCGACACGCGATGGCCGCTCTATGGACAGTTCCTCGGGCTCTACGTGGTGACGCTCCCGCTGGCGTACGCTGGTGCTGTCACGATACCGCTCGGACCGCTGACTTCGCTGACGCCGCTGGGACTACCGGCACTATACGTCGCGCTCGTCCTCGAGACCCTCGTCCCTGCGTTCGTCACGTACTATCGGTTCGATACCGGATCGTGGAAGGTCGTCAGTCGGGCGTACCGGCCGGAGCCGACCGCCGACGACTGA
- a CDS encoding substrate-binding domain-containing protein: MVNDNPSHSDRESPPTDTVNRRTVLKATGGLGAATAIAGCSGGGDGNSSNEVHFLTDESSDGFRNFFSTVKEDFESETDYTVNMEFVGVGGSAEDRLAQLTQAGDPPEVFLTGASQAALFLNQDAIAPVSDAFSSISDRFGSPSDSWRLQSDGEDYIAPLWGNIGITWYRTDIMSDQTPNTWDSLLTAAQNADSSSLRGSFVPAGQDICTDLYVLGWAYSNGARVCERQGGNISVIMTEGDNRQRWLETLQFFQDLHQYSPNNSDAGCSQMSQALASESAAHTWYVGSRPKYQPISQDAGFASDISAIPQPTPESGQDPTTAALAEGLVSFKGSNTEAANEYIDFLFQTKYLNEIYFLTPLQNVPAFPEISETDSYQTKLESTVSDTAFTQEDVEATNTASQNIVTLASETSPPNPYSGAILGSRKLSELVYDVTVGEMSPSEALETRASEIESAIENARS; the protein is encoded by the coding sequence ATGGTTAACGACAATCCCTCTCACAGCGATAGAGAATCACCACCAACGGATACCGTCAACCGTCGAACCGTTCTGAAGGCCACGGGCGGTCTCGGAGCTGCAACGGCGATCGCAGGGTGTAGCGGCGGTGGAGACGGTAATAGCAGTAATGAAGTCCACTTTCTGACCGACGAGTCTTCAGACGGATTCCGAAATTTTTTCTCGACGGTCAAGGAGGATTTCGAATCCGAGACGGACTACACCGTGAACATGGAGTTCGTGGGTGTCGGTGGGTCGGCCGAAGACCGCTTGGCCCAACTGACACAGGCCGGTGACCCACCGGAAGTGTTCCTCACTGGTGCCTCACAGGCTGCACTGTTCCTTAATCAGGACGCCATCGCACCGGTTTCGGATGCATTCAGCTCGATTTCGGACCGCTTCGGCAGCCCCTCTGACAGTTGGCGGCTGCAATCCGACGGCGAGGATTACATCGCCCCGCTTTGGGGGAATATCGGGATCACCTGGTACCGGACAGACATCATGTCCGACCAGACCCCGAATACCTGGGACTCACTACTCACCGCTGCGCAGAATGCAGACAGTTCCAGTCTGCGGGGGTCGTTCGTCCCTGCCGGACAGGACATCTGTACTGATCTCTACGTCCTCGGGTGGGCGTACTCGAACGGCGCGCGAGTGTGTGAACGCCAGGGCGGTAACATCTCTGTGATCATGACCGAGGGTGACAACCGCCAGCGCTGGCTCGAAACGTTACAGTTCTTCCAGGACCTCCATCAATACTCGCCGAACAACTCCGACGCCGGCTGTAGCCAGATGAGTCAGGCACTCGCCTCAGAGAGTGCCGCACACACGTGGTACGTCGGTTCGCGTCCGAAGTACCAGCCGATTTCGCAGGATGCAGGCTTCGCAAGCGACATCTCTGCGATACCTCAGCCGACCCCGGAGTCGGGACAGGACCCGACGACCGCCGCACTCGCGGAAGGGTTGGTCTCGTTCAAGGGCTCGAACACCGAAGCAGCAAACGAGTACATCGACTTCCTGTTCCAGACGAAGTATCTCAACGAGATTTACTTCCTGACCCCACTGCAGAACGTTCCGGCGTTCCCAGAGATATCGGAGACAGACAGCTATCAGACCAAACTGGAGTCAACCGTCTCGGATACTGCATTCACTCAGGAGGACGTCGAGGCGACCAATACCGCGTCGCAAAACATCGTGACGCTCGCCTCCGAGACGAGCCCACCGAACCCCTACTCCGGTGCGATTCTCGGGTCACGCAAACTGAGTGAGTTGGTCTACGACGTGACTGTTGGTGAGATGTCTCCGTCGGAGGCGCTTGAAACTCGCGCGAGTGAGATCGAGAGTGCTATCGAGAATGCTCGCAGCTAA
- a CDS encoding PadR family transcriptional regulator, with protein sequence MHDLTGFQRDLLYVIAGFDEPYGLAIKDALDEYYEGEIHHGRLYPNLDVLVEKGLVEKGKKDRRTNVYTTTQRGRRELEARREWEDQYLEESPLPV encoded by the coding sequence GTGCACGACCTAACTGGATTCCAACGCGATCTCCTGTACGTGATCGCGGGATTCGACGAACCGTACGGACTAGCGATCAAGGACGCCCTCGACGAGTACTACGAGGGAGAGATCCATCACGGGCGGCTGTACCCGAACCTCGACGTCCTCGTCGAAAAGGGTCTCGTCGAAAAAGGCAAGAAGGACCGCCGAACCAACGTCTACACCACGACCCAGCGCGGGCGTCGCGAACTCGAAGCCAGACGCGAGTGGGAAGATCAGTACCTCGAAGAGAGTCCGCTCCCTGTGTAG
- a CDS encoding CaiB/BaiF CoA-transferase family protein: MPPLDGITVIDATQVVSGPFASMMLADMGAEVVKIERPNGGDIGRANPPFMNGHSGYFTSVNRNKKSVALNLKRDRDKEAFLSLAEKADVVVENNPSGRMEKFGLGYESVREHNEEIIYCSITGFGQTGPYQKLPALDIVVQAMSGVMSITGPPDDQPYRAGIPIGDIAGSMYAVQSILLSLYEREDSGTGDYIDVSMLDSTISWLTVRAGYTFAKGERYPRMGNKLTEYVPYGVFETADSPIAVVVVSDDHWQRLCRVIDRPELGDDERFATVDARRQNRDELEALLTDVFVQQSAEYWFEALADEYVPAAPIYNTNEVWDDEHIRARELLATVQDGDGSFETIRHPVKFENLDTAIQRGVPELGEHTRDLLSDAGYSESEIDEFEDAIRSEPSQP; this comes from the coding sequence ATGCCCCCACTAGACGGTATCACAGTCATCGATGCAACACAGGTCGTCTCTGGACCGTTTGCGTCGATGATGTTGGCTGATATGGGCGCAGAGGTGGTCAAGATCGAACGACCGAACGGCGGTGATATTGGTCGCGCCAATCCGCCATTTATGAACGGACACAGCGGCTACTTCACGTCCGTCAATCGGAACAAAAAGTCGGTGGCGCTCAATCTGAAACGTGATCGTGATAAGGAGGCGTTTCTCTCGCTCGCGGAGAAAGCCGATGTCGTCGTCGAAAACAACCCATCCGGGCGTATGGAGAAGTTCGGACTCGGGTACGAGAGTGTTCGTGAACACAATGAAGAGATCATCTACTGTTCGATTACTGGGTTCGGGCAAACTGGTCCGTATCAAAAATTACCAGCACTGGACATCGTCGTGCAGGCGATGTCGGGCGTGATGAGCATAACTGGTCCACCAGACGACCAACCGTACCGGGCCGGTATCCCTATCGGTGATATTGCCGGTTCGATGTACGCTGTTCAGAGTATACTGCTGTCGCTGTACGAACGCGAGGACTCGGGGACTGGCGATTATATCGACGTGTCGATGCTCGATAGTACGATTTCCTGGCTCACCGTCCGTGCAGGGTATACATTCGCGAAGGGTGAGCGATATCCGCGAATGGGGAACAAACTCACTGAGTACGTCCCCTATGGCGTCTTCGAGACGGCAGACTCTCCGATCGCGGTTGTCGTCGTCAGTGACGACCACTGGCAACGACTCTGTCGTGTCATCGATCGACCCGAGTTAGGCGATGACGAACGATTCGCTACAGTCGACGCTCGGCGTCAAAATCGCGACGAACTAGAAGCATTACTCACAGACGTCTTCGTCCAGCAGTCTGCAGAGTACTGGTTCGAAGCACTCGCGGACGAGTACGTCCCCGCAGCGCCAATATACAATACTAACGAAGTCTGGGACGATGAGCACATTCGCGCGCGAGAGCTCCTCGCGACCGTTCAGGATGGTGACGGCTCGTTCGAGACTATCCGTCATCCCGTGAAGTTCGAGAATCTCGACACCGCAATACAACGCGGTGTGCCCGAGCTCGGTGAACACACCAGAGACCTTCTATCAGATGCTGGCTACTCAGAGAGCGAGATCGACGAATTTGAGGATGCGATTCGGTCAGAACCGTCCCAACCGTAG
- a CDS encoding Hsp20/alpha crystallin family protein → MRRNPDDDEDPFGDLFGEINEMLSGMAGDETEPVDVHEYDDELRVVADIPDASQDEIDIQCDGRILAIRVARDPRPVVKRVDLPAYVDDESAELSFNNGILEVTLDRTTDPANIGFQ, encoded by the coding sequence ATGAGACGGAATCCGGACGACGACGAAGACCCGTTCGGCGATCTCTTCGGCGAGATCAACGAGATGCTCTCCGGGATGGCTGGTGACGAGACGGAGCCTGTCGACGTCCACGAGTACGACGACGAACTCCGTGTCGTCGCAGATATTCCGGACGCAAGCCAGGACGAGATCGATATCCAGTGCGACGGGCGGATCCTGGCGATCCGTGTCGCGCGCGACCCGCGACCGGTCGTCAAGCGCGTCGATCTGCCAGCGTACGTCGACGATGAATCCGCAGAGCTGAGCTTCAACAATGGCATCCTCGAAGTCACGCTCGACCGGACGACCGATCCTGCAAATATCGGGTTCCAGTGA
- a CDS encoding carbohydrate ABC transporter permease: protein MSISNHTGYQRIRDGAFSALSNKWVLISLTVLPVLALFTLVIVIPVIWTIWSGFHEIPIFSPSWQWVGIDHYLSLASNEGFQQALFRSSVFAGGSVAFQLVTGTLLALALNRSFKYVGLVRAIAMLPYLIPTAVLGFIGLWMGNSQWGIINSLLMRVGIINESIAWYGNPDVAMVAVILTSSWKFTIFVTIMVLARLQSIPDGYYEAAQMSGATAYQRFRDITLPNLKGVIFIVVLLRGIWMFNKFDIIWVLTEGGPGSSTTTAPIYVYQVAFNSTNLGEAAALSTALFGMLVVGAILYFYVLSPEEEVRVE from the coding sequence ATGTCCATCTCTAATCACACGGGGTACCAGCGTATTCGCGATGGGGCCTTTAGTGCCCTCTCGAACAAGTGGGTCCTCATCTCGCTCACGGTGTTGCCGGTACTTGCGCTGTTCACGCTGGTCATCGTTATCCCCGTTATCTGGACGATCTGGTCGGGGTTTCACGAAATCCCGATCTTCTCGCCCAGCTGGCAATGGGTCGGTATCGACCACTATCTGTCGCTCGCATCCAACGAGGGGTTCCAGCAGGCGCTGTTCCGATCGTCGGTGTTCGCCGGCGGCTCCGTCGCGTTTCAGCTAGTCACTGGGACACTCCTCGCACTCGCGTTGAATCGCTCGTTCAAATACGTCGGCCTGGTCAGAGCAATCGCGATGCTTCCCTATCTCATCCCGACAGCCGTCCTCGGCTTCATCGGGCTCTGGATGGGCAACAGCCAGTGGGGTATCATCAACAGTCTGCTGATGCGGGTCGGGATAATCAACGAATCCATTGCCTGGTACGGGAACCCGGACGTAGCGATGGTCGCCGTCATCCTGACCAGTTCCTGGAAGTTCACCATCTTCGTCACCATCATGGTACTCGCACGACTGCAGTCGATCCCTGACGGGTACTACGAGGCTGCACAGATGTCTGGTGCAACGGCCTATCAGCGGTTCCGGGACATCACACTCCCGAACCTCAAAGGCGTCATCTTCATCGTCGTGTTGCTCCGTGGGATCTGGATGTTCAATAAATTCGATATCATCTGGGTGCTCACGGAGGGTGGTCCGGGTAGTTCGACGACCACGGCACCGATCTACGTCTACCAGGTCGCGTTCAACAGCACTAATCTCGGTGAGGCTGCAGCGCTCTCGACGGCGCTGTTCGGGATGCTCGTGGTCGGCGCCATCCTGTACTTCTACGTCCTCTCTCCCGAAGAGGAGGTGCGTGTCGAATGA
- a CDS encoding thioredoxin domain-containing protein → MSPHTRRRYLATAGTLVAGVAAGCSGGTDASGSPTSTPTDTETAADRPASFDPDDRDAVASASIPTTGTDYAVMGDGDAPLATLYGGWKCPYTRQFVRNQFPEIVRQYVQPGDLRIRFRAVRFLTGEPHGADEPRANRAGLAVWHERPEAFWRYFTRVFESQPPETRQWATVDTLLDHAAAAGIEQTDTIREAITDGRYRSLWQETMDRVHQLGFDGIPRLRLHGEATAPTLDPAATRQQLSALGRSDG, encoded by the coding sequence ATGTCGCCGCACACTCGCCGCCGCTATCTGGCCACGGCCGGGACGCTGGTGGCCGGCGTCGCCGCCGGGTGTTCCGGCGGGACGGACGCCAGCGGGTCACCGACGTCGACGCCGACCGACACGGAGACCGCCGCCGACCGACCTGCGTCGTTCGACCCCGACGACCGCGACGCCGTCGCCTCGGCGTCGATCCCGACGACCGGGACGGACTACGCAGTCATGGGGGACGGGGACGCGCCGCTGGCGACGCTGTACGGCGGCTGGAAGTGTCCGTACACGCGGCAGTTCGTCCGGAACCAGTTCCCGGAGATCGTCCGGCAGTACGTGCAGCCGGGGGATCTCCGCATCCGGTTTCGGGCGGTCCGGTTCCTGACCGGGGAGCCACACGGCGCGGACGAACCGCGGGCCAACCGGGCCGGACTCGCGGTCTGGCACGAGCGCCCGGAGGCGTTCTGGCGGTACTTCACACGGGTGTTCGAGTCACAGCCGCCGGAGACCCGCCAGTGGGCCACGGTCGACACCCTCCTCGATCACGCAGCGGCGGCCGGGATCGAGCAGACAGACACGATTCGCGAAGCTATCACGGACGGCCGGTACCGCTCGCTGTGGCAGGAGACGATGGATCGGGTACACCAGCTGGGCTTCGACGGGATCCCACGACTCAGGTTACACGGTGAGGCGACGGCGCCGACGCTCGATCCGGCGGCGACACGACAGCAGCTGTCGGCCCTCGGCCGCTCGGACGGCTGA
- a CDS encoding IclR family transcriptional regulator: MENAENSGDSPNPDRPTVKSVETSVTIVESLKQQDLAGITDLAEATGLSKSNVHKHIITLQQAGFVVKEGDKYRLSLRYLDFGGEVRKRHEGVQFIQPRISEVAEQTGEVAQFMVEERGWSVIVYKEVGRHGVSTRTRPGTHLQMHQVASGKAMLAYMPESRVEEIINRHGLEPATDDTITTREELFEELDRTRERGYAINRTESTEGLHAAAAPITKPNDDVVGACAVSGPSHRMKGRTEDGEISELLLSIANEVELNIAHS, translated from the coding sequence ATGGAAAACGCCGAAAACAGCGGTGACAGCCCCAATCCGGACCGGCCGACCGTGAAGTCAGTTGAAACGTCGGTCACTATCGTAGAATCGCTCAAACAGCAAGATCTAGCAGGTATCACCGACCTGGCCGAGGCGACGGGACTCTCGAAGAGTAACGTCCACAAACATATTATTACGCTCCAACAGGCGGGATTTGTCGTCAAGGAGGGCGATAAGTATCGTCTGAGTCTTCGGTACCTCGATTTCGGTGGAGAGGTTCGGAAACGACACGAGGGGGTCCAGTTCATCCAGCCACGGATTAGTGAAGTGGCTGAACAAACTGGCGAGGTAGCACAGTTCATGGTCGAAGAGCGGGGCTGGTCCGTCATCGTCTACAAAGAAGTCGGTCGGCATGGTGTCTCCACACGTACGCGTCCGGGTACCCATCTTCAGATGCATCAGGTTGCCTCTGGGAAGGCGATGCTAGCGTATATGCCGGAGTCGCGCGTTGAAGAGATTATCAATCGTCACGGGTTGGAACCTGCCACGGACGACACGATCACTACCAGGGAGGAACTGTTTGAGGAACTCGATCGGACCCGAGAACGAGGCTATGCGATCAATAGGACCGAGAGTACTGAGGGGCTACACGCTGCTGCAGCCCCGATAACGAAGCCGAACGACGATGTCGTCGGTGCGTGTGCAGTCTCGGGCCCATCACATCGGATGAAAGGACGAACAGAAGATGGGGAGATATCGGAATTATTGCTTAGTATAGCAAACGAAGTCGAATTAAACATTGCTCATTCCTGA
- a CDS encoding right-handed parallel beta-helix repeat-containing protein — protein sequence MTDELRGSDSRTEAAGGSTRRKFMQGLGIAGLSAAVLSGTSSGTMSDTSSMDDEPETFEFGGDRLILGGTRVVGDDGYSTIAAAWADAASGDTVYVHSSYDAEEAGEQFPIQLNYEEKEVMLTGGHPSGSVIDASHTNANVIEVLGRGMNDYRNNPLVQNLKIVGGNIGLRVRAAPYSTYNNLVFYKNGSHGVSIEPYTDPDSGRDKGTWGATFNDCQAWSCGDNGFNTHKDALPHGTTFMNCKATWNGGVGFNLRGYTNKIIGGTTQLNDSYGIKAKLGKGSLIQGVYLEGNSRQADFPVELYATNADGLSVQNCYFNGINPGPTAHDHDHVLRGVNVHDTQKLSVRDCTVRNYGQGFISLFSCSDADVYAASHYLLDAGDGLFATDVLGHGNVRPRSDGIVMPMDLSNVEGQHECDRGYHIGKKEEGPAVWRDGEWHVTKTNTI from the coding sequence ATGACGGACGAACTACGCGGAAGCGACTCGCGGACGGAGGCGGCAGGCGGCAGCACCCGGCGGAAGTTCATGCAGGGACTCGGCATCGCCGGACTCAGCGCAGCGGTACTTTCGGGAACCAGTAGTGGAACCATGTCAGACACTAGCTCGATGGACGACGAACCGGAGACGTTCGAATTTGGCGGCGACAGACTCATCCTCGGCGGCACGCGGGTCGTCGGCGACGACGGCTACTCCACGATCGCAGCGGCCTGGGCCGACGCGGCCTCGGGTGACACGGTGTACGTGCACTCGTCGTACGACGCCGAGGAGGCCGGGGAGCAGTTCCCCATCCAGCTGAACTACGAGGAAAAAGAGGTCATGCTGACCGGCGGCCACCCCTCGGGGTCGGTCATCGACGCCAGCCACACCAACGCGAACGTGATCGAGGTGCTCGGCCGCGGGATGAACGACTACCGGAACAACCCGCTGGTCCAGAACCTCAAGATCGTCGGCGGGAATATCGGCCTGCGCGTCCGGGCCGCGCCCTACTCGACGTACAACAACCTCGTGTTCTACAAGAACGGCTCGCACGGGGTCAGCATCGAACCCTACACCGACCCGGACAGCGGCCGCGACAAGGGTACCTGGGGCGCGACGTTCAACGACTGTCAGGCGTGGTCCTGTGGTGACAACGGCTTCAACACCCACAAAGACGCGCTCCCGCACGGGACGACGTTCATGAACTGCAAGGCGACCTGGAACGGTGGCGTCGGCTTCAACCTTCGGGGCTACACCAACAAGATCATCGGCGGCACGACCCAGCTCAACGACAGCTACGGGATCAAGGCCAAACTCGGCAAAGGCTCCCTGATTCAGGGCGTCTACCTGGAGGGCAACAGCCGACAGGCCGACTTCCCCGTCGAACTGTACGCCACGAACGCGGACGGCCTCAGCGTCCAGAACTGCTACTTCAACGGGATCAACCCCGGCCCGACGGCCCACGACCACGATCACGTCCTCCGGGGCGTGAACGTCCACGACACGCAGAAGCTATCGGTCAGGGACTGCACCGTCCGGAACTACGGGCAGGGCTTTATCTCCCTGTTCAGCTGTTCGGACGCGGACGTGTACGCTGCGTCGCACTACCTGCTCGACGCGGGCGATGGACTGTTCGCGACCGACGTCCTCGGTCACGGCAACGTCCGTCCGCGCTCCGACGGCATCGTCATGCCGATGGATCTCTCGAACGTGGAGGGCCAACACGAGTGTGACCGGGGCTACCACATCGGCAAGAAGGAGGAAGGCCCCGCCGTCTGGCGCGACGGCGAATGGCACGTCACCAAGACCAACACGATCTGA